The window ccgaagccaccggaggagacgggcactccctgggagctgaggatGTTGCCCACGGCAGCCGATGAGGAGGATCCGACggcggtgttctgggggaaggagctgaggatgggtcctggCAGGGTGACCACCACGGTAGAAGGCTGGATGACGACGCGGGAGTCCtcgcactgcctgacacagggctcgttgcagctgttagccagcggggtgggtccgcaggggcggcagaggtcgtagcaggccatgtctgtggtgtggaggggccctggaagagagggtgttgaggaagcggaggggcgtggggatgcgaggggcggtgttgcaggagggcgagggagtggggaggcctgttgtgggtctggggggagtgtggcggtcagggctgctgaggctgggggcagagcgtggtggaagagacggtgcaggtggggcaggagaaggaggggaagggggttgaggctcaccttgttgaccgtggaggagaaggcgtcgggagaagtgtgtgagggagagaggtgctgggctgctTTTATGCCGGTCCTTGAGCGCCCGAGGGGGTGGGGCAGCCTTTGCGCatgacagcattttgcagcaagcatgctgcctttgcatgccacagcttcacgAGTAATGAGGCGAGGAGTGTTTTCCTTCCCGCAACGCTCCCTTTTCATGTCCTCCTCTTGAGGATGTGTGCGTCTGACCCTGGCAGCGGCGGCAGCTTTTAAGTGAAAGTAGGTCTTTGGGAGGATTTGCGTGGAAGGTGTGTGTCAGGGCATTGGGCAGACGCGGCCAAAGGGTAGGAGAGGTGGGGTGTCATCAGTGAGGTCATCCCGTGGCAGTCGTGTGGTGTGGTTTGCGGGTGCGTTGTGAAGAGTGGGCCCCGTTTCCTcagagccctggcaggctggtctGGTCTTTGGAGGTGTGCCAGGCGTGAGACGCTGCCCCTTCCATCGCGTTTGGTCCCCATCTGCCTTGCTCCCCGCTCGCTAAGGCTGTCTTCAGGCCTGGCCTTTCCCATTGGGTGTGCTCTGTGGGAGTCTCGGTGCCCCTCTTGCTGgtagggctgtggctgggagaagggaggctgcctgtgtgggctcgtggccccttggtgccgtcgctggggctggggctggcagtgcaagggggcagaggaggtctgtttgcaagagcaggccgttgtcctggcagccctggttcagagctggcaagccctgtgctgtggggagccctgccaggctccc is drawn from Harpia harpyja isolate bHarHar1 chromosome 5, bHarHar1 primary haplotype, whole genome shotgun sequence and contains these coding sequences:
- the LOC128142431 gene encoding feather keratin 1-like isoform X1, which produces MQRQHACCKMLSCAKAAPPPRALKDRHKSSPAPLSLTHFSRRLLLHGQQGPLHTTDMACYDLCRPCGPTPLANSCNEPCVRQCEDSRVVIQPSTVVVTLPGPILSSFPQNTAVGSSSSAAVGNILSSQGVPVSSGGFGFGGLGCFGGARGCYPC
- the LOC128142431 gene encoding feather keratin 1-like isoform X2 — encoded protein: MQRQHACCKMLSCAKAAPPPRALKDRHKSSPAPLSLTHFSRRLLLHGPLHTTDMACYDLCRPCGPTPLANSCNEPCVRQCEDSRVVIQPSTVVVTLPGPILSSFPQNTAVGSSSSAAVGNILSSQGVPVSSGGFGFGGLGCFGGARGCYPC